ATGAACCAGCCAGTAAAAACGATTCGTTGGGGCATCCTCGGTACCGGCAAGATCGCCAAGGCCTTTGCCACCGCGCTGAAGGAGACCCCCGATGCCGTGCTCGCGGCCGTCGCGTCGAGGGGTGTTGATAGCGCTACCGCCTTCGCGTCCGAATATGGCGCGCATGAATTGACCAAGAGCCATGGCAGCTACCAGGCGTTGGCGGACGACCCGGATGTCGACGCGATTTACATCGCCACCCCGCATCCGATGCATCGCGAGAATGCGCTGATGTGCCTGAACGGGGGCAAGCATGTGCTGGTCGAGAAGGCATTCGCCGTCAACCGGCGCGAGGCGGAAGACATCGTGGCGCTGGCGCGCGCGAAAAAGCTGTTCGTGATGGAGGCGATGTGGACGCGTTTTCATCCGTCCGTGCTGGAAGCGAAGCGCATCGTGGCGAGCGGCGAAATAGGGCAGGTAGCGACAGTCCAGGGCGACCTGGGCTTTTATTCGGACGCCGGCCCGGAACATCGGCTGTTCAATCCGGCACTGGGCGGCGGCGCGCTGCTGGACCTGGGCATCTACCCGCTGTCGATCGCGGCCTATTTTCTTGGCCCGGTGGCATCGGTCAAGGCCGTCGGCCAACTGGGGCCGACAGGTGTGGACTTGCAGTGCACTTTCGTGCTGCAGCATGAGAACGGCGGCCTGGCTGCCTGCACGGCCAGCCTGGCCGCGCGCACGCCGGTCGAATTCACGGTCTGCGGCAGCAAGGGTTTTGTGCGCCTGCACAACCGTTTCCACAATACCGAAGAATTGACGGTGGAACTGAACGACGGCAGCCGCCGCACCCAGCGCGTGCCGCGCATCGGCAACGGCTATGCGCACGAGATCATCGAAGTGAATCGCTGCCTGCGCGAGGGATTGCTGGAAAGCCCGGTGATGCCGGCCGACGAAACGCTGGCGCTGATGGGCGTGCTGGACGAGATGCGACGGCAGATCGGCGTCGTCTACGACGCCGACCGCTGATCAGCGTACGACGTTATCGACGCGGCGCTTGCGGGGCAGCAACAGCACGCCGGCGCCGAACAGCAGCATCGACCAGTCCGACGCGCCGGATGCCGGCTCGGCCGGTGCGGCAGCCGGCCGCGGAGCGGGATGGGAACCGCTAGCAGAATCGGCAACAGCGGCTGGCGCCAGCGCATGCCGGTCGGCAGCCGGCGCCTGTTCGAGGAACGGCCGGGTCAGGGCGGCGCTGGAAGTGGCCACCAGCGTTGGTTGCGACAGGGCGGCGCTGGCGATCTCGATCACCTGGGTCGCCGCGGCGTTGGCAAAAGGCGTGGCCAACAAAATTGCTGTTGTAGCAAAGAGGGAATATTTTTTGATTTTATGCATCTAATTAAATTAAAGTCAATGAGCTGGACGCAATTCTAATGTTGCACTGCAGTGAAGACAACGATTTTATGCGGTAAAGCTTATGCGTTGGCTGCACTACACCATTTGTTACACTAGCGGTTTTGCCCGGGGTACCCCATGTCCGACGGCCAGCGCCTCCTCGACCTGAAAACGATCCTGCTCGCCACCGGCGTCGTGCTGACGCTGGCGATGGGCGTGCGCCATGGTTTCGGCTTCTGGATGCAGCCGATTTCGCAGGCCAACGGCTGGAGCCGCGAGACCTATTCGCTGGCGATGGCGATGCAGAACCTGCTGTGGGGCGCCTTCGGGCCGTTCGCCGGCATGGTGGCGGACCGCTGGGGCACGATGCGCGTGGTGCTGGCCGGCGCCTTCGCCTACATGGCGGGCCTGGTCTGGATGGCCACCGTCACCGAACCCACGCTGTTCATCGTCGGCTCCGGCGTGCTGATCGGCCTGGGCCTGGCCTGCACGGCGTTCGGCGCCGTCAGCGGCATCATCGGCCGCGCCGCGCCGCCGGAAAAGCGCTCGTGGGCGTTCGGCATCTCGGGCGCGGCCAGCTCGTTCGGCCAGTTCCTGCTGATGCCGGTCGAGCAGACGCTGATCTCCGGCGTGGGCTGGCAGAATGCGCTGTACCTGCTGGCCGCCATCGTCGTGTTCCTGATGGTGCCGATGGCGTTCCGGCTGCGCGAACCGGCGGCGCAGCAAGCTGCCGGCCACAGGCAGGGCATCGGCGAGGCGTTCAGGGAAGCGGCGGGCAACCGTTCGTTCCTGCTGCTGGTGGCGGGCTACTTCGTGTGCGGCTTCCAGCTGGTGTTCATCGGCGTGCACATGCCGTCCTACCTGAAGGACAAGGGCATCGCCGATCCGAAGGTGGCCGTCACGGCGCTGGCGCTGATCGGCCTGTTCAATATCTTCGGCTCGTACTGGGCAGGCAAGCTGGGCGGCCGGATGCCGAAGCGCTACCTGCTGTCGCTCATCTATTTCTCCCGCGCGGCCGTGATCGCGGTGTTCCTCGTGCTGCCGCTGTCGCCGCTGTCGGTGTACCTGTTCGCCGCCGCGATGGGCGTGCTGTGGCTGTCCACGGTGCCGCTGACGAACGGCATCATCGCCGGCGTGTTCGGGCTGTCGCACATGTCGATGCTCGCCGGCATGGTGTTCTTCTCGCACCAGATCGGCAGCTTCCTCGGCGTGTGGCTGGGCGGCTACCTGTTCGACCTGCGCGGCAGCTACGATCTCGTGTGGGGCATCTCGATCGGCCTCGGCGTGCTGGCCGGCCTGGCCAACCTGCCGATCGACGAGCGGGCGCTGGCGCGGCCGGCGCTGAAGGTGGCGTGAGATGAATGCCCGCTGGCGCCGGCTGCTCGGATGGTGCCTGGTCGCCATCGTGCTGGCGCTGTGCTTCGCTGCCTATTTCCGGCCCGGCTTCATGTTCGACATGGCGACGCGAGTTGCCATGTGCTTCTGATTCCGGTTTCCAGTTACACCTTCAGGAATTCCTCGCGCCCGCCCAGCCAGCGCTCCAGGTGTGCCTCCACCACCGGCTCGCTGGCCGGGTCGTGCAGCAGCGCATGGGCCACATCGCGCGCCTGGTCGACCAGCCAGCCGTCCGTTTCCAGGTCGGCAAAGCGCAGCATCGCCTGGCCGGACTGCCGGGCTCCCAGGAATTCGCCCGGCCCGCGGATTTCCAGGTCGCGCCGGGCGATTTCGAAGCCGTCGGTGGTTTCGCGCATCGTCGCCAGCCGCTGTTTGGCCACCTGGCCCAGCGGGGCCTGGTACAGCAGCAGGCACACGCTGGCGGCCGAACCCCGGCCCACGCGGCCGCGCAGCTGGTGCAGCTGCGACAGGCCGAAGCGTTCCGCATGCTCGATCACCATCAGCGACGCATTCGGCACGTCCACGCCCACCTCGATCACGGTGGTGGCCACCAGCACATGCACCTGGCCGGCGGTGAAGGCATCCATCACTTCCTGCTTTTCGGCCGGTTTCATGCGGCCGTGCACCAGGCCCACCTGCAGGTCGGGCAGCGCCCCGGCCAGCGTTTCGTAGGTTTCGGTGGCGGTCTGCAGCTGCAGCGCCTCCGATTCTTCAATGAGCGGGCAGACCCAGTAGACCTGGCGGCCGTCCAGCGCGGCCGCGTGCACGCGCTCGATGACTTCGTCGCGCCGGGCCTGGTCGATCACGCGCGTGACGATCGGCGTGCGGCCGGGCGGCAGCTCGTCGATCACGGAAACTTCCAGGTCGGCGTAATACGTCATCGCCAGCGTGCGCGGAATCGGCGTGGCCGACATCATCAGCTGGTGCGGCACCAGCCCGTCCGCCCCCTTGTTGCGCAGGGTGAGGCGCTGGCCTACGCCGAAGCGGTGCTGCTCGTCGACGATCACCAGGCCCAATTTTGCGAACTGCACCGTGTCCTGGATCAGCGCATGGGTGCCGATCACCAGCTGCGCCTCGCCGGACCCGGCCAGCGCCGAAGCGGTTTCCTTTTCCTTCTTTTTCAGGCTGCCCGTCAGCCACGCCACCTTCACGCCCAGCGGTTCCATCCACGCGGCGATCTTGCGGAAGTGCTGCTCGGCCAGGATCTCGGTGGGCGCCATCAGCGCGGCCTGGAAGCCGCTGTCGATCGCCTGCGTGGCGGCCAGCGCGGCGACCACGGTCTTGCCGCTGCCCACGTCGCCCTGCAGCAACCGCTGCATCGGGTAAGGCTGGCGCAGGTCGGCGCGCACTTCTTCCAGCACGCGCGCCTGCGCCTTCGTCAACTGGAACGGCAGGGCGGCCTGGAACGCGGCCGACAGCGTGCCGGTCGCCGCCAGCGGCGCGGCGCCTTTCTCGCGGCGGGCATTCTGCGCGCGCTTCAGCGACAGCTGCTGGGCCAGCAGCTCGTCGAACTTCATGCGGGTCCAGGCCGGGTGCGAGCGCTCGGCCAGCGCATGCTCGTCGATTTCATGCGGCGGATTGTGCAGCAGCCTGATCGCCGGCTCGAACGCGTGCAGCTGCATCCGCTGCACCAGTTGCAGCGGCAGCGTGTCGGTCCAGTCCACGCGCCCCATCGCGTCGGTGATCGCGCGGCGCAGCACGTATTGCGACAGGCCTTCGCCGGACGGATACACCGGTGTGAGCGAAGTCGGCAGGGGCGCGCCTTCGTTGATCACCTTGTAGGCGGGATGCACCATCTCCGCGCCGAAGAACCCGTGTTTCAGTTCGCCGCGCACCCGTACCCGCTTGCCTTCGGCGAGCAGCTGGGCCTGGCTGCCATAGAAATTCATGAAGCGCAGCATCAGCTCGCCCGTATCGTCGGCGATGTGGACGATCATCTGCTTGCGCGGCTTGTACGTGATCTCGTTCTTCGTGACGATGCCCTCGACCTGCGACGTGTGGCCGCCGCGCAGGCAGGCCTCGCGGATATCGATCACCTCGGTTTCGTCCTCGTAGCGCATCGGCAGGTGCAGCACCAGGTCCATGTCGGTGCGCAGCCCGAGCTTGGCCAGCTTGCTCGCGGCCGCGGCGGCCTTCGACACGGGGGCTTTCTTGACGGGGGGCTTGCTTTGCTTCGTTTCGGCCATGGTTGCGTGATGCTTTACTTGCTTGTTTCTTTACTGGACTGTAAAGCAGTAGCGTACAATATAAGGTTGCCCAACGGATTTTCAGCGGAATTGTGCACAGATCGTATGCATGACGTGGATGCATTGCATGTGCGCTACCGCATTTATACACAATGTATTCGCTTTCCGACTTCGATTTTAACTTGCCTCCCGAGCGCATTGCTCAGTTTCCGCTGCCGGATCGCAGCGCCTCGCGCCTGCTGCACGTGGACGGGAAGGCCCTGGTCGACCGCAAGTTCACCGATATCCTCGACCTGCTCCAGCCCGGCGACCTGCTGGTGATGAACGATACCCGCGTGCTGAAGGCGCGCTTCTTCGGCATCAAGGACAGCGGCGGCAAGGTCGAGGTGCTGGTCGAACGCGTGCTCGACACGCGCACGGTGCTGGCCCAGGTGCGCGCCTCCAAGTCGCCCGGCCCCGGCGTGAAGATCCGCCTGGCCGAGGCGTTCGACGTGACCGTCGGCGAGCGCGCCGGCGAATTCTTCACGCTCCGTTTCGAGGCCGACGTGTTCGACCTGATCGAACAGTACGGCCGCCTGCCGCTGCCGCCCTACATCGAGCACGCGCCGGGCGAAGTGGACGAAACCCGCTACCAGACGGTATTCAGCAAGGTGCCCGGCGCCGTGGCCGCGCCCACCGCCGGCCTGCACTTCGACGAAGCGCTGCTGCAAAAACTCAAGGACAAGGGCGTGGACTTCGCCTATGTCACCCTGCATGTGGGCGCCGGCACGTTCCAGCCGGTGCGCACCGAGAACCTGGCCGAGCACAAGATGCACACCGAGTGGTACACGATGCCGCAAGCCACCGTGGACGCCGTGAAGGCCGCGCGTGCCGCGGGCCGCGACGTGATCGCCGTCGGCACCACCAGCCTGCGCGCGCTGGAATCGGCGTCGCAGTCGGGTACGATCGAGGCGGGCAGCGCCGACACGGCGCTGTTCATCACGCCGGGCTACCGCTTCAAGTCCGTCACGCGCCTGATCACCAACTTCCACCTGCCGAAATCCACGCTGCTGATGCTGGTCTCGGCCTTCGCCGGTTTCGACGAGATCCGCGCCGCCTACGCGCATGCGATCGCCAACGAATACCGTTTCTTCAGCTATGGCGATGCCATGTTGCTGACCACGCCGAATCGGGCCTGACGCGGGCTGGCCCGCCGTTTTTACGGAAAAAACAACAATGCTGGAATTCAAACTGAT
Above is a window of Pseudoduganella dura DNA encoding:
- a CDS encoding Gfo/Idh/MocA family protein codes for the protein MNQPVKTIRWGILGTGKIAKAFATALKETPDAVLAAVASRGVDSATAFASEYGAHELTKSHGSYQALADDPDVDAIYIATPHPMHRENALMCLNGGKHVLVEKAFAVNRREAEDIVALARAKKLFVMEAMWTRFHPSVLEAKRIVASGEIGQVATVQGDLGFYSDAGPEHRLFNPALGGGALLDLGIYPLSIAAYFLGPVASVKAVGQLGPTGVDLQCTFVLQHENGGLAACTASLAARTPVEFTVCGSKGFVRLHNRFHNTEELTVELNDGSRRTQRVPRIGNGYAHEIIEVNRCLREGLLESPVMPADETLALMGVLDEMRRQIGVVYDADR
- a CDS encoding MFS transporter: MSDGQRLLDLKTILLATGVVLTLAMGVRHGFGFWMQPISQANGWSRETYSLAMAMQNLLWGAFGPFAGMVADRWGTMRVVLAGAFAYMAGLVWMATVTEPTLFIVGSGVLIGLGLACTAFGAVSGIIGRAAPPEKRSWAFGISGAASSFGQFLLMPVEQTLISGVGWQNALYLLAAIVVFLMVPMAFRLREPAAQQAAGHRQGIGEAFREAAGNRSFLLLVAGYFVCGFQLVFIGVHMPSYLKDKGIADPKVAVTALALIGLFNIFGSYWAGKLGGRMPKRYLLSLIYFSRAAVIAVFLVLPLSPLSVYLFAAAMGVLWLSTVPLTNGIIAGVFGLSHMSMLAGMVFFSHQIGSFLGVWLGGYLFDLRGSYDLVWGISIGLGVLAGLANLPIDERALARPALKVA
- the recG gene encoding ATP-dependent DNA helicase RecG; amino-acid sequence: MAETKQSKPPVKKAPVSKAAAAASKLAKLGLRTDMDLVLHLPMRYEDETEVIDIREACLRGGHTSQVEGIVTKNEITYKPRKQMIVHIADDTGELMLRFMNFYGSQAQLLAEGKRVRVRGELKHGFFGAEMVHPAYKVINEGAPLPTSLTPVYPSGEGLSQYVLRRAITDAMGRVDWTDTLPLQLVQRMQLHAFEPAIRLLHNPPHEIDEHALAERSHPAWTRMKFDELLAQQLSLKRAQNARREKGAAPLAATGTLSAAFQAALPFQLTKAQARVLEEVRADLRQPYPMQRLLQGDVGSGKTVVAALAATQAIDSGFQAALMAPTEILAEQHFRKIAAWMEPLGVKVAWLTGSLKKKEKETASALAGSGEAQLVIGTHALIQDTVQFAKLGLVIVDEQHRFGVGQRLTLRNKGADGLVPHQLMMSATPIPRTLAMTYYADLEVSVIDELPPGRTPIVTRVIDQARRDEVIERVHAAALDGRQVYWVCPLIEESEALQLQTATETYETLAGALPDLQVGLVHGRMKPAEKQEVMDAFTAGQVHVLVATTVIEVGVDVPNASLMVIEHAERFGLSQLHQLRGRVGRGSAASVCLLLYQAPLGQVAKQRLATMRETTDGFEIARRDLEIRGPGEFLGARQSGQAMLRFADLETDGWLVDQARDVAHALLHDPASEPVVEAHLERWLGGREEFLKV
- the queA gene encoding tRNA preQ1(34) S-adenosylmethionine ribosyltransferase-isomerase QueA, which codes for MYSLSDFDFNLPPERIAQFPLPDRSASRLLHVDGKALVDRKFTDILDLLQPGDLLVMNDTRVLKARFFGIKDSGGKVEVLVERVLDTRTVLAQVRASKSPGPGVKIRLAEAFDVTVGERAGEFFTLRFEADVFDLIEQYGRLPLPPYIEHAPGEVDETRYQTVFSKVPGAVAAPTAGLHFDEALLQKLKDKGVDFAYVTLHVGAGTFQPVRTENLAEHKMHTEWYTMPQATVDAVKAARAAGRDVIAVGTTSLRALESASQSGTIEAGSADTALFITPGYRFKSVTRLITNFHLPKSTLLMLVSAFAGFDEIRAAYAHAIANEYRFFSYGDAMLLTTPNRA